Genomic window (Syngnathus typhle isolate RoL2023-S1 ecotype Sweden linkage group LG4, RoL_Styp_1.0, whole genome shotgun sequence):
GCGAGGGCTGCTGTCCCCGCCACTTTACAACGTCTCAAACTTCACCGTGtcacgtgacgtgacgtgacgtgacgtgacgcTGGCTCCATCCCCTGAGGGTCCGTCCGTTCGGCCGGCTGTTCGCGGTCAAAGTCTTGCAGCCTCTTCTAGAGTAAatagagagaagaaaaagaggCCAACATTCCTTCCCCACGATGCAGAGGGAGTGGGGgagtgcgcacgcacgcacgcacgcacgcacgcacgcacgcacgcacgcacgttcgcacgttcgctcgctcgctcgcttgttGGATGCTGGCCGAACCCCAAAACGTACTCTTGGGGGTTTGGGTGGGGGTACTTAGTCGGGCAGCTTTTGTGATTGCGCAAgcaaaagtgaagaaaagaagaaatcgTTTGGCCTTTCTCAAGTAAATGTTTGCACGTTTTGCTTATTGTGTGAAACCGACCCAAAAGCAGCCGtctgtctggctggctggctggctgtctggCTGTCTTATTGTTCTTTGCCCGTTCGTCCCGCCTTCCCTTCCGGACGCTGAACTTCTTCCACGTCTTGCCACTTTGCACGTTTTCCGGCGCTACTTTTCTCGTTTGTAACGTTTTTTGGGTCCATTTTTTCCCACCATTCCGCGTGTTAATGTTCAGCTCAGTCGCCTGGAAAAAAAGTATTCCAGGAACGTTCCCTAAAATCCACCTTTTTCGTAAATTCCCATTTAAACACATTGTCCACACGAATTAGGACACATGGCAAACGATTCCCTCCCTCTCTTGACGAATTCAAACCATCCAAGAAAACCAAACTATTCTCTCCATTCCCAAAATGACCACATTTGCTAACCCTCAATGAATTCCTCATTTCCCCACACTAAAACACTCCCGTTTGGAGCCAAATTCGACATGACTCCCACTTCCTGCGACATTTTTGCACCAATTTTCATTTGTGCGTTGCCTAAATGAATTCTCCATTCTCCCATTTTTAATTTCTCCACTTTAAAAATTCTACCTACCATCTTCAGATTCAGACTGGCACAATTAGGTGAAGTGGCCACCTTTGCTTCGCGTCACGCCGCCAAGGTCGGCCACGCGCTCCTCTCGCATAAGTCCGATGATGACCGCTTGACCCCTGAGCGAACCCGCCGCGACCCATGGCTGAACCGTAGGGCATGGGTGGCTAGCGGAGATGTTAGCGCTGCGCCTCAGATAAGTCACATGCAGAGGCACCGAACAAACGGAACGGTCGCGCCGACAAACGGGCCTTTGTGGAACAAACGGAAAGGTCGCGTTGACAAATGGGCCTTTGTGGCCGGCTAATCGCCGCGCTCGTTAGCCGCACGTTAGCGCGGTTTAAGACGGCCGCCGGGATTAAGACGGCCGTCGGCCCGCCCGCCCGGATTACGAGCTGGGACGCACGCGGACATCTGCGTCCGATCGCCTCAGGAATGTACACGCGGGTGGGAACGCGAGCTTGCTCGACGACACGGCCCCGCCATGACATCATCAGTGCGTTCCGCGACATTGTGTCAGGGGGCTTTCTAACGCTTTCGGCTCTAACGTTTCCCGGCAACGCCACTCGTGTTCATTTGAGCCCTTCTCTTctcccaaaacaacaacaaaagtttaCAAGCGACAATCTTACAGCCGATCACATTGAGGCATTTGTTTAGGTAGCGAGTCAAGTGACTCAACATAACAACTATAGTCATTCAGATAACGGCGTTTTTTTAGGGACACTTTGTGTCAGATCGAGGCTGCCGTAGGTCAACAGCCGTTTATTCACAAAGGCGGTCCAGCGCCGGCCCTGTGCTGCAAAGGCCCAGCTGTGACTCGGCGCAAAAAGAAATCCGTGAAAAACAGGAAGCGGTTTGCCAGACTTCCTCCGCGAGTCTCGTCTTGTGACGAGCgcgcgggccgggccgggcctggCCTCAGCTGACGCCTGCCTCGCAGAAGCCAAACGCTAACCTAACTCCAAATTTGTGGAGCTCGGACACCGTCACGGCCGCACCGGTGGACTTCTTCTTCTGCGGTCGCTGTCAAACGTTAGCCAAGCGTTCCGGGACGCGATTGGTCCAACAGGAAGTTAGCAAACGGCCCTCGTCGGGCTTAGCGGTTAGCGAGGAGGACGCGGCGGGCCCGACGAGTTACGTCAAAGGGGCCGTCAAAGGGGCCGACCTGGGCAAAACCGTGCCGTGCAAAAGTCTGACGTCTCGGTTGCCGTCTCGGCCAATACCAGCCCGGGAGGTTAGGGTTGGACTGACAAAAGCCGCACGTGGGTCAGAGGGGCTAACGCAGGAGGCTGCAGGAGCGCTGAGCACCCGGGCAAAGCGCTAGGGAGGCCGTTTGGAGAGGAACTCGTTGTTAGCCTGCCAACCGAGAGGTCGGAGGTCGCAGCGCAAGCGGCCGGCTAGCCGCTCACCATCAAACGGGAAGCAAagtcgagccgagccgagccgtggCCCGTCCGTTGGCTTTTTTCACGCTTTCGCTTCCCTTTTATCCCATGCCGCCAGCATGCAGAGAGAGAGATCCACGTACATTCACAACGCACGCTCAAAAGAATGCGCAGAGCGACCCGGACATGATTTCTCTCGCtcgctatgtgtgtgtgtgtgtgtgtgtgtgtttaatgcGTGTGCGTGAGGACAGGAGggagaagttaaaaaaaagaaagaaaagaggaagagagCTGTTGCAGGGTGCTGACACTTCCTGCGGGGGGTGGAGCCTCCTTTCTGGCTGTCAATCACACCTTGTGACCTCTGCTCACATCATCTTATCTCAACACGCATCTGCctgtctttctctcgctctgcgAGTGTGTCGTCAGTGCGTGTTGTCAACGCGTGTTTGCCCGCGGGAGTCTGTCCCAGCCAGACTTGGGCGGACTTCCTGTTGGGGAGGAAGTGATGATGTCAAAAAGTCGCAGTCAAAGCCCCTTGCGACGACAAGATGACGTCACAAATAGGCAAAGAACCCAAGTCGTGTCCACGGCGGGCACGTATCCAAAGCGTCGCGTCTTGCCGTCAAGGCGCCGATTGGTTGAGTTCGGCGGGCGCGGACGCGCTACCGCAAAACATGTTGTCTCTCGAGGACAAAAAGAGAGCAAAGGATGTGGCCACGCCAGTTCCAAAGTCCCCAAAGCGCTTGGAGGAGCGCCACGCCGAGGGAGCCCCAGCCGAGTGCGGCGTCGGCGTGTGGCTGGACCGGGCGCCGCTCGCTGCACCGTGACACCACAGCCAAAGaaaattgtgtttgtgttggaCTCCCACTCTGTGTGTGTTGACAGACCTGGATGGACGCCATCTTTGTCTGCTTCTCCCCCAGTTGGCTGCGGTCtgctggggggagggggggggggggcaaaacgaTACacggcacacacacgcacagtctGTCTGAGGCCTAGTGACAAAGTGGCGCTGACGAATCGTCCTGGCAGACCTGAACCCTGAGGCGTATTGGTACCGATAGCCCGCCGCCCCGCCCAAGCGACCGGCGGGGTGCTCTGTCATGAGGTCGCCGTTGACTGCAAACACTCATCAGACTTTCACCtttgactttgtgtgtgtgctcgaGGTGGTCAGAGTGCACAATGGTTTGTTCAGGGAGGGGGCTCACACACACGTgtatgtgtacacacacacacacacacagtccatTTGCGCGTGCCTTTGAGAGGCGGcgacgagtgagtgagtgagtgagtgagtgagtgagtgagtgagtgagtgagtgagtgagtgagtgagtgagtgagtgagtgagtgagtgagtgagtgagtgagtgagattgGAAAGCCGGCCAGGGGGCTCCTGTGATGTCGTGGCAGGGTTGTGGCGGTGTCGCCATAAACATCGAGCGGCGCCTATCTGCCGCCCACGATCACCAAAACCATGAAACAAAGATCAAACAAAGTCTTTTATTAGTCGAACAAGTTCTATCGTGTCGATTTGGAAACACCATCAATTCTGTACGTGTGTGCGAGCGCATTTGTGACCCATTGCGTGTGCGCGCTTTGttcctgtctgtgtgtgcgtgtgataaACTACGGAAACCAGGACCTGCGTGTGACCTTTTgactttgtgcgtgcgtgtcaatAGAGGAGACGAAAgacgcacgcgcgcacgtggAGTCATCGGCAGTGCCGTCCAGCTCACGTACGGATCCCGTCGTTTCTTGGGCGCGGGTCCTCAGCTGTGCGCGTGCGCCCTGTAGCGGGCGTCGGggacgtgcggcggcggcggctgctgccGGAAGACCCCCCGCAGGGAGTCCAATTCCCGGCTGAGGTGCTCCACGCGGCGCCTTAGTCTCTCGTTGTCCGAGCTGAGCTCCAGGACCTTTTGCTGAGTTTCCATGTTGCGCATCTTGGCCTTGTCGCGACTTTTGCGCACCGCCACGTTGTTGCGCTCCCGTCGCAGCCGGTACTCGGGGCTGTTCTTGTCCACCAGCTTCTTGGCCTtgcccgccgccggcgccggcctGTGCGGCGGCCGGTGAAAACAAAGGTCGGGGAGCACGTGGAGGGCGTGGTGATGGGGGCTGGGCGCGGGCGTGGGCGGCGGGGTGGGCTGGCCCGGCTGGAGGTGCACCGAGGTCTGCGCGCAGTGGGCCGCCTGGTACTGCAGGTGGTGCGGCGGGGAGTAGCAGTGGCGGTAGGCGGCGGGGGTTTGCCGCAGGAGGTCCTCGGCGCACGGCTCCTGCTTGATGGGCAGCCGACGCTCCCGCTCGTACAGCTCCTCCGCGTCCACCTTGGCCACGGCAACAGGAAGCACAAGTTTAGAAAGGGACAAATTGATTTGTCGATCCAGCCCGCAAATGAAGAGATACAAGCGGATACTGTCAAACAGCGGCGCCAATCAAATGCGACGGGAAAAGCTCCAAAGCCACATATTGCCATCTCCAGAGGCCAATTCAAAGTGAAGGCGGGCTGGCCGCAAACGCCCCCCATTTTTGCCCAAAGCGTGCCATGCGCGCGAGCGGCGTTTGAGGTGGCACCACGACGCCTCCCTGCCAAAAAGCCGCTTGGCGTCAAAATAGGCAAAACATCTGGTCGGGCAGCGACGTCTCCGGGATCAACCCGACGTGGCGCCCGCTTTCCGTTTCCGAGCGTTTGAAAGATACAAACTTTTGAAATTTCTCCAAAACAAAAGTAGCGGACACAACACTTGTCCCGATCCACTAAGCAACAGTCACTGACTGGGAACGTGATCCGACTCAAATGAGCCTTTTACACCCCAAAATCCAAGGGCGGACTCGGAGGGATTCCCGGACCCGTTTCGAGTGCAAACCCTCTGCTTCCCTTCGGATGGATGTGGATTTGTTTGTCAATATTTGGGAACATTTGGGGCTGCATGCACGCGGGACGCAAAAGACTTATGGGCATAGCGTCCTCGCTGATTCCAATAATTGAGGCCTTACGTTGTTTAggctatacccccccccccctcgcggaCGAACCTTGAGCACCTTGGCGTTCATCTTGGCGTACACGTGCGGAGAAGGTCCGTGCGCGTGCTCGTAGGCCGCGGCCGCGCGCAGCCGCGACGGGTGGTGGAAGAGCTCGGCCAGGAATAAGTCGTCGTTGAAGGCGGACGCGTCGATGTAGGGGCTCAGGTCCACGGACGTTTCCGCGTCCCCGATGTACCCCGCACCGAAGTCGGTGGCTTCCTGCGCGCACGGGGCCCCCACCGTGACCGGAGGCCCCCCCGGGGCTGCTGTCTCGTAAAGCAGGTTGTGCAGCTCCATGGAGGGGCTAGGCGGCCCGCCGGAGAGAGAGCGTGCCTCGGAGAGAGAGCGTGCCTCGGAGAGAGAGCGCGCCTCGGAGGGAGCGCACGGcgtctgactgactgactgactgactgactgactgactgactgactgactgactgactgactgactgactgactgactgactgagtaAGGATTGAATCGAGTGGAGCGCTGCGTCGTCCCCCGGGGCCCCCTCCCGGTTCGTCCGCCAGACGCGTGCGTCGCCCGCGAGTCAAGTGTGGAAAGTGCATCCCAAAGAGTTTTTATAGGACGACGATCAGGTGGGCGGGAACACAGTCGGTCGTGACACCACTGACgagcgcgcacgcacgcgcgcccaGCGCCTGTTTGACTTGTTGctatctgtgtgtgcgtgcgtgtgtgtggcggGGGAGGAGGCGGAAAGGGGGGCACTTGGTTGGGGGCGAGTGCGTGAaagagagacagcgagagagggggggggggggcttggctGTATGTGTGTTGTGACTATTCGTGTGTCTGCGTGTTTGTTTATTGGCGTGCGTGTTTGAATCATttctgtgcgtgtgcgcgcgtgttatAATGTCGTGTTAGATGTGCATATATGTGTGTTTAAGGCCATTATATGTATGCGCGTGTGACTTGTGCACGTGTTCACAAGGAGGTTGTGTGAAAGACTTGTGTGTAGTCCAAGTGTTTGTGAATGTGAGACTTCTGGATATCTATGCGatagtgtgcgtatgtgtggtGATTTGTTTGtatggtgtgtgtttgtgaactCAACAAACGGTTCTGGATTTCGTTACTTTTCACCTCCTCTGGGCCAAAATGGacgcgcgcacgcgcgcgcacacgcaaacacaccgcgttctgttctgtttttctttatttggaTCAATTATAGCTGATGGTGTTGATGTCGTGTAAATGTTTTAATTTCCCCAAACTGTCagtttgtgcgcgtgtgttgtGGTTGCGTGGACTGCAGCGCCCTCTAGTGCACCCGAGTAGAACTTTCATGTTTTGACGTGTTAAGTTTCAGGTTTTAACTTGATAAACAAAATAAAGCTAGATATTTGTTTAAGGTTCAGCCCTGATTCAGAAAGAATTGTCAAGGAATGCACAAGTCAAATTTAGCATGTTAAAACGTGAAACTTTACGTCGTTACGAGAATTTAATTCATTATTGCGATAAGACCTGAAACCTAATCACGTCTATACGTGCAAAAAGTCTCGGTATTATACatatttgattcttttttttgtttgttcctgACGTGGCGGTAATACATACACACGATGGACAttattatttggggggggggcgtgtttTGAAACATGACTTGTCTCGCATTTACCTGTAACATactgttttgaaaagaaaaacaaaaaaaggaaaaaaatcggTTGAACATTTCCTGGTGGCCCAGGCGTAGGAGAAGATGAAGTCATTCGCGTGTCAGCTCATTCCCGAATGTCAGGGCGCCTATTGGTTCAACGACGCGTCATTCGTATCCAGGGTTGCGTCATGTCGAGCGTTCGGCATCGCAATTGGTCGAGCCGGCGGTAGGCGGGTCTCAGTCGCCCGGGATTGGCCGGCGCCAGATATTGCCCTACATGGCCAAAGAGATTTCGCAATCAGCTCGTGTCCATGTTGGAAACCAAAACAGCCCGAGCGCGCGGGGTCTTTTGGAACAATTCAAGTGGAAACTTTAGCCCCAACCTTGTCAACTGCCAGCGCTTCTTCGCGCCGGTGTCGCCCCGTCAAGGTAACGTAGTTTTTCGACGCAGCTCAGCAAAAGCAGTGTTGTGAGCCGGAAGCGCGGCGCTTCGCGGCGCGGCGCGACGCGACGCGACATGCCAACAATGGTCGGCACGCTAAGACATGCTAGCCGTAGCCTCAGCGTCAACACTGACAAAGACAACAAACTAATAGAGCTCGTTTGACGCCGTGGCTTCGCTTTCGCGTTTACATTTGGCGTCGTGACGCGTCACGCCATTCCGTCTGCGACGAGCCCAAGTTACTCCGAGTGCTCCGCTCCAGTCGAAAATGTCAAACGTCAAAGCTGATCGATCGGCCGGCGCGATCGTTAGCCGCGTTAGCCGAGCGTGCGCTCCCGTTCGTCCTCCTAATGTGTCATTTATGCGTCATTGGAGTCCGCTTCCGAGTGAACGTGGAGTTCCCCGATGATGCAACAGCAAGCAAGAAGCAGGCGAGCGATCGCCGctgcttgtttccacccggaaGACTGACGCATGCGCACGTGcgcgcgcggcggcggcggcggcggccgctgctgccgctgctgcaagGCTTCGTGGAAGAGAAGAGATGTTTTCTTTCTAGTTTGGTTTCTGGTTTCGGGTCAACCTTTGGAGCTTTACGGAAGCCAAACCTTGGCAGTATCGCGTTACAACGTGGTAAGATTTGACGTTTTAATATGAGTTATCTTGTCCAATTGTGACAAGTTGTCGTGCGGACCTGACAAGTTATCGCATGAAAACGTGACGAAGAAATTCACTCCTGTATTCAGCTAAACAACAAAGCAACTCCTTCCGATTCAGGTCACTAGTGAGTCTTTTATGTCTCTTCTTTTCTAGCAAAGTTAGTTACTAGATATTCATTGTTTACGAATAGACTTTGTTTCATTTGAAAATCTGCCAAAACTCAGGATTCCAACCTCTCAGCAGTAAATATTCTCTGATGATCAAcacatgtttattatttttttcttcatcagaGTTGCAAGTAAACTGTCCAGGAAGATTTGTCTCTTTTTGttattctcacacacacacacacacacacacacacatcaccctatcataataacaacaacaataatcatGTCAATATTTAGTCATTGCTATAAGTGACGATGCATGGTAAACTCATGGATCGGATCAGCCTTTGACGATTGTTGGCGATTTCCTGTCACGTGTTTGAGACCGACCGCAGCCATCAGTTGATTTTGTGGCGGATCCTTCAGGTGCCCGTCTTCAGTCGCCGGTCAGCGGTCACCCAAATGAGCCAGCCGCCGCAGCCTAAAGCCACGTCATCGGACCACAACGGCGTCAGCGTCATCCAGAGTCAGAGCcacgccgccggcgccgccagCGCCCTGCTGCAGCAGGTACCTCAGCCGTCGCCGCTCAGCCAGGCGTCGTCCCCGGGCGCCGGCAAGGCCGCCCCCGGCAAGATGAAGAAGGCGTCGGCGGACAAGGACAGTGACGAGTACCGTCAGCGGCGAGAGCGAAACAACCTGGCGGTGAAGAAGAGCCGCCAGCGCAGCAAGCAGAAAGCCATGGACACGCAGCAGAGGGTCAACCAGCTCAAGGAGGAGAACGAACGTCTGGAGGCCAAAATCAAACTGCTCAGCAAAGAACTGAGCGTGCTCAAGGACCTCTTCCTGGAACACGCCCACAACCTGGCCGACAACGTGCAGCCCCCCTCCGGGAACCCTGAGGCCAGCCCCGCCCCCAACAACCAGTGAGGAGGGGGGCGCCGACGCTCCCCTGCAGCCTGGCGCCGCCTTGGTCTGACGGGAACCAGACACTGGGACGGACGGAGGGGGTGGAGCGGAGCGGAGCGTGACCTGCTCCACGTGtccccttctttcttttttgccaTTTACCAACACGTGCAAGACAGCGTTTGGGGACGCTCGCTCTTCCTCTCGCCTCGATTCCGCTTTGCCGGTGGCGGCGCCGGCGGCTAACTCTTTGAGGTTGATGGGCACGTTCAAGTCGACGCCAGACTCTTGATTCTGGACTCGAGGCTCTCCATGCTTGATTGTGGGCTTTTGACTGAGTGTTTTGAATTTGATGGTGAACTCTTGACACAACTCTTGATTGTGGCCACTTCTCCCTTGACTCAATGTTCTGACTTCAGAGCCAAGACTTGACTGGCTCTGAAATGTGCATCGCCCGCCATCCAATGCTTGTCCAGGGTCTTTGTAAATGAATGAACAATATGCCAAAAATACGTTGACATTGCTacttatgaggaaaaaaaaaaccccaaaacctCTTTCTTTCATTGGAGAATAAGATTTCTTGTGAAATGATTATGGTGCAGCCCTGGTCTATACTCATGGCGGATTCTGGAATGGATTCAACAAAATGTTCATTCTGGGCCCTTGACTCGTCGAGAACATTGATTCTAGTTTGTGAAGTCCAAACTCGCTTGGTTCTAATTCATCAAGTCCAAACTCCC
Coding sequences:
- the cebpa gene encoding CCAAT/enhancer-binding protein alpha isoform X1, yielding MELHNLLYETAAPGGPPVTVGAPCAQEATDFGAGYIGDAETSVDLSPYIDASAFNDDLFLAELFHHPSRLRAAAAYEHAHGPSPHVYAKMNAKVLKVDAEELYERERRLPIKQEPCAEDLLRQTPAAYRHCYSPPHHLQYQAAHCAQTSVHLQPGQPTPPPTPAPSPHHHALHVLPDLCFHRPPHRPAPAAGKAKKLVDKNSPEYRLRRERNNVAVRKSRDKAKMRNMETQQKVLELSSDNERLRRRVEHLSRELDSLRGVFRQQPPPPHVPDARYRAHAHS
- the cebpa gene encoding CCAAT/enhancer-binding protein alpha isoform X2, which encodes MELHNLLYETAAPGGPPVTVGAPCAQEATDFGAGYIGDAETSVDLSPYIDASAFNDDLFLAELFHHPSRLRAAAAYEHAHGPSPHVYAKMNAKVDAEELYERERRLPIKQEPCAEDLLRQTPAAYRHCYSPPHHLQYQAAHCAQTSVHLQPGQPTPPPTPAPSPHHHALHVLPDLCFHRPPHRPAPAAGKAKKLVDKNSPEYRLRRERNNVAVRKSRDKAKMRNMETQQKVLELSSDNERLRRRVEHLSRELDSLRGVFRQQPPPPHVPDARYRAHAHS
- the cebpg gene encoding CCAAT/enhancer-binding protein gamma isoform X2, with the protein product MRTCARGGGGGGRCCRCCKASWKRRDVFFLVWFLVSGQPLELYGSQTLAVSRYNVVPVFSRRSAVTQMSQPPQPKATSSDHNGVSVIQSQSHAAGAASALLQQVPQPSPLSQASSPGAGKAAPGKMKKASADKDSDEYRQRRERNNLAVKKSRQRSKQKAMDTQQRVNQLKEENERLEAKIKLLSKELSVLKDLFLEHAHNLADNVQPPSGNPEASPAPNNQ
- the cebpg gene encoding CCAAT/enhancer-binding protein gamma isoform X1, which gives rise to MSQPPQPKATSSDHNGVSVIQSQSHAAGAASALLQQVPQPSPLSQASSPGAGKAAPGKMKKASADKDSDEYRQRRERNNLAVKKSRQRSKQKAMDTQQRVNQLKEENERLEAKIKLLSKELSVLKDLFLEHAHNLADNVQPPSGNPEASPAPNNQ